The proteins below come from a single Microbacterium sp. SLBN-154 genomic window:
- a CDS encoding alpha-ketoacid dehydrogenase subunit beta → MTTAQPISTPAPEPAGDPADAGVIRSLPLSKALNLGLRAALAGSDRVLLMGEDIGRLGGVFRVTEGLQAEFGDRRVIDTPLAESGIVGTAIGLAMAGFRPVLEIQFDGFVFPAFDQITSQLAKITNRHEGAVRMPIVIRIPYGGHIGAVEHHQESPEAYFTHTPGLRVVSPSTPNDAYWMMQEAIASDDPVIFLEPKSRYWQKGEVDTRAPALPLHASRLVRRGTDVTLVGHGAMVHTLLQAAALAESEGTSCEVIDLRSLSPVDYGPVLDSVRRTGRMVYAQEAPGFTSLGSEVAATVMEKAFFALESPVLRVSGFDTPFPPAKLEGTYLPDADRILEAVDRALAY, encoded by the coding sequence ATGACCACCGCTCAGCCGATCTCGACCCCCGCGCCCGAGCCCGCGGGCGACCCGGCCGACGCCGGCGTCATCCGCTCCCTTCCCCTGTCGAAGGCCCTCAATCTCGGGCTCCGCGCCGCCCTGGCCGGCAGTGACCGCGTGCTGCTGATGGGCGAGGACATCGGGCGCCTCGGCGGCGTCTTCCGGGTCACCGAGGGGCTGCAGGCCGAGTTCGGCGACCGCAGGGTGATCGACACGCCGCTGGCCGAGTCGGGCATCGTCGGCACGGCGATCGGACTCGCGATGGCGGGATTCCGCCCCGTGCTCGAGATCCAGTTCGACGGATTCGTCTTCCCCGCCTTCGACCAGATCACCTCGCAGCTGGCCAAGATCACGAATCGGCACGAGGGGGCTGTGCGGATGCCCATCGTCATCCGCATCCCCTACGGCGGTCACATCGGTGCGGTCGAGCACCATCAGGAGAGCCCCGAGGCCTACTTCACCCACACCCCCGGTCTGCGTGTGGTGAGCCCCTCGACCCCCAACGACGCCTACTGGATGATGCAGGAGGCGATCGCGTCGGACGACCCGGTCATCTTCCTCGAGCCCAAGAGCCGCTACTGGCAGAAGGGCGAGGTCGACACGCGCGCGCCCGCGCTGCCGCTCCACGCGTCGCGCCTCGTGCGCCGGGGAACCGACGTCACGCTCGTCGGCCACGGCGCGATGGTGCACACGCTGCTGCAGGCCGCCGCGCTCGCCGAGTCGGAGGGCACCAGCTGCGAGGTCATCGACCTGCGGTCGCTCTCGCCCGTCGACTACGGCCCGGTGCTCGACTCGGTGCGCCGCACCGGCCGGATGGTCTACGCGCAGGAGGCGCCCGGGTTCACCTCGCTCGGCAGCGAGGTCGCCGCCACCGTCATGGAGAAGGCGTTCTTCGCGTTGGAGTCGCCCGTCCTCCGGGTGTCGGGCTTCGACACCCCCTTCCCCCCGGCCAAGCTCGAGGGCACCTACCTCCCCGACGCCGACCGCATCCTCGAGGCCGTCGACCGCGCCCTCGCCTACTGA
- a CDS encoding dihydrolipoamide acetyltransferase family protein — protein sequence MSTQTFLLPDVGEGLTEAEIVTWRVAPGDSVAVNDVIVEIETAKSLVELPSPFAGRVGELLADEGATVNVGAPIITIDPADAGAPPVPPVTVGQSEHGEQRAESEESGSVLVGYGSAGAVQSRRRKPAERPVTQSVGVVAKPPIRKLARDLGVDLAAVTPSGAAGEVTRDDVMRHASQASVFRNIQTPEWGDVREETIPVDGAGSRAAEPAAAAASDSSSSGPSRAATEDDGREESIPVRGVRKAVANSMVRTAYSAPHVSVWTDVDATRTMELVKRLKASPDFADIKVSPLLIMARAVIWAVRRTPMVNASWIDGEDGAQIRLHHYVNLGIAAATPRGLLVPNIKDAQDLSMRDLARALERLTLTARDGKTTPADQQGGTITITNIGVFGMDAGTPIINGGEAGIVALGTIRQKPWVVDGEVRPRWVTTVAGSFDHRVIDGDGMSRFIADVASILEEPALLLD from the coding sequence ATGAGCACCCAGACGTTCCTCCTCCCCGACGTCGGGGAGGGTCTGACCGAGGCCGAGATCGTGACGTGGCGGGTCGCCCCGGGCGACTCCGTTGCGGTCAACGACGTCATCGTCGAGATCGAGACCGCCAAGTCGCTCGTCGAGCTGCCCTCCCCGTTCGCGGGGCGCGTGGGCGAGCTCCTCGCCGACGAGGGGGCGACGGTGAACGTCGGCGCGCCGATCATCACGATCGACCCGGCGGATGCGGGGGCCCCGCCGGTGCCCCCCGTCACCGTCGGACAGAGCGAGCACGGCGAGCAGCGCGCGGAGTCGGAGGAGTCGGGCTCGGTGCTCGTCGGATACGGCTCGGCGGGCGCCGTCCAGTCGCGGCGCCGGAAGCCCGCCGAGCGTCCGGTCACCCAGTCGGTCGGCGTCGTCGCCAAGCCCCCGATCCGCAAGCTCGCCCGCGACCTCGGCGTCGACCTCGCCGCGGTGACCCCGAGCGGGGCGGCGGGGGAGGTCACCCGCGACGACGTGATGCGCCACGCCTCGCAGGCGAGTGTCTTCCGCAACATCCAGACCCCGGAGTGGGGCGACGTCCGCGAGGAGACCATCCCGGTCGACGGTGCGGGATCGCGCGCCGCCGAGCCGGCCGCAGCAGCGGCATCCGATTCTTCGTCCTCCGGCCCGTCACGCGCGGCGACGGAGGACGACGGGCGCGAGGAGTCCATCCCCGTCCGGGGCGTGCGCAAGGCCGTGGCGAACAGCATGGTGCGTACCGCCTACTCGGCGCCGCACGTGTCGGTGTGGACCGACGTCGACGCCACCCGCACGATGGAGCTCGTCAAGCGCCTGAAGGCCTCGCCCGACTTCGCCGACATCAAGGTCTCGCCGCTGCTCATCATGGCCCGTGCGGTGATCTGGGCGGTGCGGCGGACGCCGATGGTCAACGCCTCGTGGATCGACGGCGAGGACGGCGCGCAGATCCGGCTGCACCACTACGTCAACCTCGGAATCGCCGCGGCGACCCCGCGCGGACTCCTCGTCCCGAACATCAAGGACGCGCAGGACCTGTCGATGCGCGACCTCGCTCGCGCCCTCGAGCGGCTGACCCTCACCGCGCGCGACGGGAAGACCACCCCCGCCGACCAGCAGGGGGGCACGATCACGATCACCAACATCGGGGTGTTCGGGATGGATGCCGGCACCCCGATCATCAACGGCGGTGAAGCCGGCATCGTGGCGCTCGGCACGATCCGCCAGAAGCCGTGGGTGGTCGACGGCGAGGTGCGTCCGCGCTGGGTGACCACGGTCGCCGGGTCGTTCGACCACCGCGTGATCGACGGCGACGGGATGTCGCGCTTCATCGCCGATGTCGCGTCGATCCTGGAGGAGCCCGCACTGCTGCTCGACTGA
- a CDS encoding multicopper oxidase family protein, which produces MSALPPRPARLRRLRRPKVVIGIVVTLVLSAAGVGTAFATGIGNAPAVDTVGAVDFDTPLAIPELLEPVIDPDGTKVFALDARAGSTAFVDGRETPTWGFNGSYLGPTIRAAQNDRVRIDVTNGLDETTSVHWHGMRLSGEMDGGVHQPIDPGGTWSPQWTIDQEAATLWYHPHPHGATEEHVRRGLAGLFLIDDAHSAGLPLPAEYGVDDIPVIVQDVALDAETGALGQRDGGSSGHLGDEILVNGTLAPYLAVATDVVRLRLVNASTARVYAFGFDDGRAFSHIATDGGLLPAPRETERLQLSPGERAEILVRMTPGETTVLRSESPDLGGVLPVFGGGNGGADRFDVLQLRAADDLESRGTIPPVLAPADPLDAADAVMTREWVLDGTAINGQAMSMERIDAVVERGTVERWRVRNDMSYPHNFHVHGVHFEVTRYGGDDPPAAVAGPKDTLYLPPGVEVEMVLRFDHADASHPLMLHCHLLRHEDAGMMAQFLVVGPGSDTAVTTLPPDATAGHRH; this is translated from the coding sequence ATGTCCGCCCTCCCTCCTCGCCCCGCCCGTCTCCGCCGTCTCCGCCGCCCGAAGGTCGTCATCGGCATCGTCGTCACCCTCGTCCTCTCGGCCGCAGGCGTGGGTACCGCCTTCGCCACCGGCATCGGCAACGCCCCGGCCGTCGACACGGTCGGCGCCGTCGACTTCGACACGCCCCTGGCGATCCCCGAGCTCCTCGAGCCCGTCATCGATCCGGACGGCACCAAGGTGTTCGCGCTCGATGCCCGAGCCGGGTCCACGGCGTTCGTCGACGGACGGGAGACCCCCACCTGGGGCTTCAACGGGTCCTACCTCGGGCCCACCATCCGCGCAGCGCAGAACGACCGCGTGCGCATCGACGTCACGAACGGACTGGATGAGACGACGAGCGTCCACTGGCATGGGATGCGGCTGTCGGGTGAGATGGACGGCGGCGTGCACCAGCCGATCGACCCCGGCGGCACCTGGTCTCCGCAGTGGACGATCGACCAGGAGGCCGCCACGCTCTGGTACCACCCGCACCCGCACGGGGCGACCGAGGAGCACGTGCGGCGGGGGCTCGCCGGGCTGTTCCTGATCGACGACGCGCATTCGGCGGGTCTGCCGCTCCCGGCCGAGTACGGGGTCGACGACATCCCCGTCATCGTGCAGGACGTCGCGCTCGACGCCGAGACCGGCGCGCTCGGTCAGCGCGACGGCGGATCGTCGGGACATCTCGGCGACGAGATCCTCGTGAACGGGACGCTCGCGCCGTACCTGGCGGTGGCGACGGACGTGGTGCGGCTGCGCCTCGTCAACGCGTCGACCGCGCGCGTGTACGCCTTCGGATTCGATGACGGACGGGCCTTCTCGCACATCGCCACCGACGGCGGGCTGCTCCCTGCGCCCCGGGAGACCGAGCGCCTGCAGCTCTCGCCCGGGGAGCGGGCGGAGATCCTCGTGCGGATGACGCCGGGCGAGACCACCGTACTGCGAAGCGAGAGCCCCGACCTCGGCGGCGTCCTCCCGGTCTTCGGGGGCGGCAACGGCGGCGCCGACCGCTTCGATGTTCTGCAGCTGCGCGCCGCCGACGACCTGGAGAGCCGCGGGACTATTCCGCCCGTGCTCGCGCCGGCTGACCCGCTCGATGCCGCCGATGCGGTCATGACGCGGGAGTGGGTGCTCGACGGCACCGCGATCAACGGTCAGGCGATGTCGATGGAGCGGATCGACGCGGTCGTGGAGCGCGGCACGGTCGAACGCTGGCGGGTACGGAACGACATGTCCTACCCCCACAACTTCCACGTGCACGGTGTCCACTTCGAGGTCACGCGGTACGGCGGCGACGATCCGCCCGCAGCCGTTGCGGGCCCCAAAGACACTCTGTACCTCCCGCCCGGGGTCGAGGTGGAGATGGTGCTCCGTTTCGACCACGCCGACGCGAGTCATCCGCTCATGCTCCACTGCCATCTGCTGCGGCACGAAGACGCGGGCATGATGGCGCAGTTCCTGGTGGTGGGGCCGGGTTCCGACACCGCGGTCACGACCCTTCCGCCTGACGCGACCGCCGGACACCGCCACTGA
- the aztD gene encoding zinc metallochaperone AztD codes for MRTSPLRRAGITALTIGAVVTLAACSSGAATGSAAPATPDSPSASPGPRVAVGYEGGVVVLDGDTLEPVAEFDSEEFIRLNPAGDDRHVMVTMSEGFQVLDTAAGTSEEPELTDLVFEADKPGHVVRHAGKTILYADGTSDTTIFDTADLAASEGLPDVETIEGVEAHHGVSIVLEDGTFLTTVGNADGRSGITAQDAGGAVIAETDQCPGVHGEGTAKDEVVVFGCENGALIYDGGEIVKLDSPDQPYGRIGNAFTTETSPIVLMDYKNDPDAEGVLLSAVTLVDTEARTLEVVEMPEGAQYTFRDLARGPGDLGYILASDGSIHVLDPTSGEFVDEFPVIQAWEGPAEWQDPHPAILVSGDIAYVTEPAANAVHAVDLTTGEVVATTELDAVPNEFAVAVG; via the coding sequence ATGCGCACTTCCCCTTTGCGCCGCGCGGGCATCACCGCGCTCACCATCGGAGCGGTCGTGACCCTGGCCGCGTGCTCGTCGGGCGCCGCAACCGGTTCCGCCGCACCGGCGACGCCCGACTCCCCGTCCGCCTCCCCCGGCCCCCGTGTCGCGGTCGGGTACGAGGGCGGGGTCGTCGTCCTCGACGGCGACACTCTCGAGCCGGTCGCCGAGTTCGACTCCGAGGAGTTCATCCGCCTGAACCCGGCCGGCGACGACCGGCACGTGATGGTGACGATGAGCGAGGGCTTCCAGGTGCTCGACACCGCCGCGGGGACATCGGAGGAGCCCGAGCTCACCGATCTGGTGTTCGAGGCCGACAAACCCGGCCACGTCGTCCGGCACGCCGGCAAGACGATCCTGTACGCCGACGGCACGAGCGACACCACCATCTTCGACACCGCCGACCTCGCGGCATCCGAGGGTCTTCCCGACGTCGAGACGATCGAGGGCGTGGAAGCGCATCACGGTGTGTCGATCGTCCTCGAGGACGGGACCTTCCTCACCACCGTCGGCAACGCCGACGGCCGCAGTGGCATCACCGCCCAGGACGCAGGCGGAGCGGTCATCGCCGAGACCGATCAGTGCCCGGGCGTGCACGGCGAAGGGACCGCGAAGGATGAGGTCGTCGTGTTCGGGTGCGAGAACGGCGCTCTGATCTACGACGGCGGCGAGATCGTCAAGCTCGATTCGCCGGATCAGCCCTACGGCCGTATCGGGAACGCGTTCACGACCGAAACCAGCCCTATCGTGCTGATGGACTACAAGAACGACCCCGACGCAGAGGGGGTCCTGCTCAGCGCGGTCACCCTCGTCGACACCGAAGCGCGGACCCTCGAGGTCGTCGAGATGCCGGAGGGGGCGCAGTACACCTTCCGCGACCTCGCGCGCGGGCCCGGCGACCTCGGGTACATCCTCGCCTCGGACGGCTCGATCCACGTCCTCGACCCGACCTCGGGTGAGTTCGTCGACGAGTTCCCGGTGATCCAGGCATGGGAGGGCCCGGCGGAGTGGCAGGACCCGCACCCCGCCATCCTCGTGTCCGGTGACATCGCCTACGTGACCGAGCCCGCCGCGAACGCGGTGCACGCCGTCGACCTGACCACCGGCGAGGTCGTCGCGACGACCGAGCTCGACGCCGTTCCGAACGAGTTCGCCGTCGCCGTTGGCTGA
- the aztC gene encoding zinc ABC transporter substrate-binding protein AztC, with product MSARRTPRGRLAAALLTAGLTAATLTGCAGVGDERPLVVVTTNILGDVVEELVGDEAEVLTLMKPNADPHSFEISAQEAARLRSADLIVSNGLGLEEGLQQHLDAAAADGVASFIAGDVIDVLSYRDGDAAGTPDSHFWTDPARMRDVVDALEPVLSGLDGVASPEVAARTAEYRSAIDELDAEMTRAFAAIPSERRALVTNHHVFGYLADRFDFEVVGAVIPGGTTLAAPSASDLADLVTAVERTGVPAIFAESSSPDRLVRALAEEADVHVDVVELFTESLTDADGGAPDYLTMMRVNTERISTGLSR from the coding sequence ATGAGCGCGCGTCGGACGCCGCGAGGGCGACTCGCGGCGGCACTCCTCACGGCGGGGTTGACGGCGGCGACGCTCACCGGGTGCGCAGGGGTCGGGGACGAGCGTCCGCTCGTCGTGGTGACCACCAACATCCTCGGCGATGTCGTCGAAGAGCTCGTCGGCGATGAGGCGGAGGTCCTCACGCTGATGAAGCCCAACGCCGATCCGCACTCGTTCGAGATCTCGGCGCAGGAGGCGGCGCGCCTGCGCAGCGCCGACCTGATCGTCTCGAACGGACTCGGTCTCGAGGAGGGGCTGCAGCAGCACCTCGATGCGGCAGCGGCCGACGGCGTCGCCTCATTCATCGCCGGCGACGTGATCGACGTCCTCTCCTACCGCGACGGCGACGCCGCCGGCACCCCCGACTCGCATTTCTGGACCGATCCCGCGCGGATGCGTGACGTGGTGGATGCACTGGAGCCGGTGCTGTCCGGCCTCGACGGAGTCGCCTCGCCCGAGGTGGCCGCACGCACCGCGGAATACCGGTCCGCGATCGACGAGCTCGACGCGGAGATGACACGGGCCTTCGCGGCGATCCCGTCCGAGCGGAGGGCGCTTGTGACCAACCACCATGTGTTCGGCTACCTCGCCGACCGCTTCGACTTCGAGGTCGTGGGTGCGGTCATCCCCGGCGGCACGACCCTCGCCGCCCCGTCCGCGTCCGATCTGGCCGATCTCGTCACGGCGGTCGAGAGAACGGGTGTGCCGGCGATCTTCGCCGAGTCGTCTTCTCCCGATCGACTCGTCCGCGCCCTCGCCGAGGAGGCCGACGTCCACGTCGATGTCGTGGAGCTCTTCACCGAGTCGCTCACCGACGCCGACGGCGGCGCTCCGGACTACCTGACCATGATGCGCGTCAACACCGAGCGCATCTCCACCGGACTCTCCCGCTGA
- a CDS encoding ABC transporter, with protein MRSRVFALTVAVLAVGLTACAGTPATTPSSGASATGDDHGERAGATELTEPPLGLTMIDEAGTVTHLDLWDETVSDLGAIAPPRSVASDGRYLFAETATGVEIVDSGVWTWDHVDHFHYYRASPEILGTVEGQGPARVATTNQSMSGSTGVFFEGSGEAVLLDTEALSHGTLTERFRLEVTPHDGLVVPVGSFALVTEAGPDGRADRVAAYSGDGAPVGMQATCPDARGTITTRVGAVIGCRDAALLAEVVAGELTLSRIPYPPGTTAAAAESFHNREGRPTVAALAGESGTDGIWLLNTRAQTWTLLPSPEPLVTVTAVDDDADTVLAVTREGRVIVLDGTDGAVRARTEPLVAASIDDAGAQVPAIVADAQRAYVSGPREQKLFEIDFADDARIARTFDTAAPFQFIAGTGR; from the coding sequence ATGCGTTCCCGCGTCTTCGCCCTCACCGTCGCCGTCCTCGCCGTCGGTCTCACCGCGTGCGCCGGCACCCCGGCGACCACCCCCTCGTCGGGAGCTTCCGCCACCGGCGACGATCACGGCGAGCGCGCCGGCGCCACCGAGCTCACCGAACCCCCACTGGGACTGACGATGATCGACGAGGCGGGCACCGTGACCCACCTCGACCTGTGGGACGAGACCGTCTCCGATCTCGGAGCGATCGCCCCGCCCCGGAGCGTCGCGAGCGACGGGCGCTACCTCTTCGCCGAGACCGCCACCGGAGTAGAGATCGTCGACTCGGGCGTGTGGACCTGGGACCACGTCGACCACTTCCACTACTACCGCGCCTCCCCCGAGATCCTCGGGACGGTCGAGGGGCAGGGTCCGGCGCGCGTGGCGACGACGAACCAGTCGATGTCGGGGAGCACCGGAGTCTTCTTCGAGGGCTCGGGTGAAGCGGTGCTCCTGGACACCGAGGCTCTCTCGCACGGCACGCTGACCGAGCGGTTCCGGCTCGAGGTCACGCCGCACGACGGCCTGGTGGTCCCCGTCGGATCGTTCGCGCTGGTCACCGAGGCGGGGCCGGACGGCCGAGCCGACCGGGTCGCCGCGTACTCGGGCGACGGCGCGCCGGTGGGGATGCAGGCGACGTGCCCCGACGCGCGCGGCACGATCACGACCCGCGTCGGCGCCGTGATCGGATGCCGCGACGCGGCCCTCCTCGCGGAGGTCGTCGCCGGCGAGCTCACGCTCTCGCGGATCCCGTACCCGCCCGGCACCACGGCGGCGGCCGCGGAGTCGTTCCACAACCGGGAGGGGCGCCCGACCGTGGCGGCTCTCGCCGGCGAGTCCGGCACGGACGGAATCTGGCTCCTGAACACCCGCGCACAGACCTGGACGCTCCTGCCCTCGCCCGAGCCACTGGTCACCGTCACCGCGGTCGACGACGACGCCGACACCGTGCTCGCCGTGACGAGGGAGGGGCGTGTGATCGTGCTCGACGGCACGGACGGCGCCGTGCGGGCGCGGACCGAGCCGCTCGTCGCAGCCTCGATCGACGACGCCGGCGCACAGGTTCCGGCGATCGTCGCCGACGCGCAACGGGCGTACGTCTCCGGGCCCCGGGAGCAGAAGCTCTTCGAGATCGACTTCGCGGACGATGCCCGCATCGCGCGCACGTTCGACACGGCTGCGCCGTTCCAGTTCATCGCGGGGACCGGGCGATGA
- the aztB gene encoding zinc ABC transporter permease AztB, with product MPVLIDALFAPFALEFVQRAFLGGALVAVLCGVVGTWVVIRGMAFLGEALGHGMLPGVALATVLGIPVLVGGAIGATAMSVGVAALQRRGRLSYDTSIGLLFVAMLSLGVIVISFSGNFATDATAILFGDILAISAGDLVVLAAACGTGVLVAALAHRPLVALALDTRIATVLGFRPRLAQAVLVGLVTLAVVASYQAVGSLLVVGLLLAPAVAAGGWTARIPSRMLLAAAFGIAAVFTGLLASWHFASAAGASVAAAAIALAGGSTLLRAAVAARGNRRGTPARRTPAPVGA from the coding sequence GTGCCCGTTCTGATCGACGCTCTTTTCGCGCCCTTCGCGCTGGAGTTCGTGCAGCGGGCCTTCCTCGGCGGCGCGCTCGTCGCGGTGCTCTGCGGGGTCGTGGGCACCTGGGTGGTGATCCGCGGCATGGCGTTCCTCGGCGAGGCGCTGGGGCACGGGATGCTCCCCGGGGTCGCCCTCGCCACCGTGCTCGGCATCCCCGTGCTCGTGGGTGGCGCCATCGGCGCGACGGCCATGAGCGTCGGCGTGGCGGCCCTGCAGCGTCGCGGACGTCTGTCGTACGACACCAGCATCGGTCTGCTGTTCGTCGCGATGCTGTCGCTCGGTGTCATCGTCATCTCGTTCTCGGGGAACTTCGCCACCGACGCCACGGCCATCCTCTTCGGAGACATCCTGGCCATCTCCGCCGGCGACCTCGTCGTCCTCGCCGCCGCGTGCGGGACCGGCGTCCTGGTGGCCGCCCTCGCCCATCGTCCCCTCGTCGCCCTCGCGCTGGACACACGGATCGCGACCGTGCTGGGCTTTCGTCCTCGTCTGGCCCAGGCGGTCCTCGTGGGGCTCGTCACCCTCGCCGTCGTCGCCTCGTACCAGGCTGTCGGGTCGCTGCTGGTCGTCGGTCTCCTGCTCGCGCCTGCGGTGGCGGCCGGCGGGTGGACGGCCCGGATTCCGAGCCGGATGCTGCTGGCCGCAGCCTTCGGAATCGCGGCCGTCTTCACGGGCCTTCTCGCCTCATGGCACTTCGCCTCCGCCGCCGGGGCGTCGGTCGCCGCGGCGGCCATCGCCCTTGCCGGGGGGTCGACCCTGCTCCGCGCCGCTGTCGCCGCTCGCGGAAACCGGCGCGGAACGCCCGCGCGGCGCACTCCCGCGCCCGTCGGCGCCTGA
- a CDS encoding metal ABC transporter ATP-binding protein gives MPHLATHRARPRSTTTSSSPIARLSRVGVEFGGRSALSDVSVDVMRGEIMTIAGPNGAGKSTLLEVIAGARQPTRGTREVTASLAYVPQLVAVSPLLPITVGDVVSLGVPRRTARAPRRRWVAAALDQLGITDLATRSFAEVSGGQRQRALLAQALARTPELLLLDEPTTGLDAGSAACIRATLRESARSGVAVVCVSHEHSVLALADRTLRLDAGRLTTTGRTPAP, from the coding sequence ATGCCGCACCTCGCGACGCACCGCGCTCGCCCGCGAAGCACCACCACCTCGTCTTCTCCGATCGCTCGCCTGAGTCGGGTCGGCGTCGAATTCGGGGGCCGCTCCGCCCTGTCCGACGTCAGCGTCGACGTCATGCGCGGCGAGATCATGACCATCGCGGGACCGAACGGTGCGGGCAAGTCGACGCTTCTCGAGGTGATCGCGGGTGCGCGGCAGCCGACGCGGGGAACGCGGGAGGTGACGGCTTCGCTGGCCTACGTCCCCCAGCTGGTCGCGGTGTCGCCCCTGCTTCCGATCACCGTCGGAGACGTGGTGTCTCTGGGTGTGCCGCGCCGGACGGCGCGAGCCCCCCGACGGCGATGGGTCGCGGCAGCGCTCGACCAGCTGGGCATCACCGATCTCGCGACCCGGTCCTTCGCGGAGGTGTCAGGGGGTCAGCGCCAGCGCGCGCTGCTCGCCCAGGCGCTGGCGCGCACGCCGGAACTCCTCCTCCTGGATGAGCCGACAACGGGGCTCGACGCCGGCAGCGCCGCGTGCATCCGCGCAACCCTCCGGGAGTCGGCGCGGTCCGGTGTCGCTGTCGTCTGCGTGTCGCACGAGCACTCCGTGCTCGCGCTCGCCGATCGGACGCTTCGGCTCGATGCGGGTCGCCTCACGACGACGGGGCGAACGCCCGCACCCTGA